Proteins from a single region of Pseudomonas sp. 10S4:
- a CDS encoding excinuclease: MHVKKLAAAATLLICALPAVSQARDTTVYLPLDKAVAEATRTGKIDGSVKFYLAGNTPTGTVTVVSPGAVTNKKTNAFNKTDAVACEWVAQSAIISLFQAAKGAGANAVTNIVSFYKSNERKDATNYECHAGAIMAGVALKGDLAKVQ; the protein is encoded by the coding sequence ATGCACGTCAAGAAACTCGCCGCGGCCGCCACCCTGCTGATCTGCGCCCTACCGGCCGTCAGCCAGGCCCGCGACACCACGGTGTACCTGCCTCTCGATAAAGCCGTTGCCGAGGCCACCCGCACCGGCAAAATCGATGGCAGCGTGAAATTCTACCTGGCCGGCAACACCCCGACCGGCACCGTCACCGTCGTCAGCCCCGGCGCCGTGACCAACAAGAAAACCAACGCCTTCAACAAGACCGACGCAGTCGCCTGCGAATGGGTCGCGCAATCGGCCATCATCAGCCTGTTCCAAGCGGCCAAGGGCGCTGGTGCTAACGCGGTGACCAACATTGTCAGCTTCTACAAGAGCAATGAGCGTAAGGATGCAACGAACTATGAATGCCACGCTGGCGCGATCATGGCGGGCGTTGCGTTGAAAGGGGATTTGGCGAAGGTTCAGTAA
- a CDS encoding beta-ketoacyl-ACP synthase → MKRVVVTGMAGITSLGSDWETIAANFKANRSGIRRMDEWDRFTELNTRLAGPIDDFKVPSHWTRKQLRSMGRVSRLAVGAAEQALADAGLLGDESIKDGRMGVACGSSTGSTDEIKAFGNMLLNSVAEGLNANSYVRMMPHTTAANISIFFGLTGRLIPTSSACTSGSQGIGYAYESIKFGRLPLMLAGGAEELCPTEAMVFDALYATSLKNDAPQTSPRPYDKDRDGLVIGEGGGMLVLEELEHALARGAHIHAELVGFGSNADGQHTTRPEQATMRRAMELALEDAGLQPSDIGYVNGHGTATEQGDIAETQATSSLFGEHMPISSQKSFLGHTLGACGALESWFSIEMMNRDLYVHTFNLDEVDPHCGKLDYLRGEFRQMSNQYVMNNNFAFGGVNTSLIFRRWS, encoded by the coding sequence ATGAAGCGCGTCGTCGTCACCGGCATGGCCGGCATCACCTCACTGGGCAGCGACTGGGAAACCATCGCCGCCAACTTCAAAGCCAACCGCAGCGGCATTCGCCGGATGGACGAGTGGGACCGCTTCACTGAACTCAACACCCGTCTCGCCGGGCCGATCGATGACTTCAAAGTGCCAAGTCACTGGACCCGCAAGCAACTGCGCAGCATGGGTCGCGTCTCGCGGCTCGCTGTGGGTGCTGCTGAGCAAGCGTTGGCCGACGCGGGGCTGTTGGGCGATGAATCGATCAAGGACGGGCGCATGGGCGTCGCCTGTGGTTCGTCCACCGGCAGCACCGACGAGATAAAAGCGTTCGGCAACATGCTGCTCAACTCGGTAGCCGAAGGCCTGAACGCCAACTCCTATGTGCGGATGATGCCGCACACCACAGCAGCGAATATCAGCATCTTCTTCGGCCTCACCGGCCGGTTGATCCCGACGTCCAGCGCCTGCACCAGCGGCAGCCAGGGCATTGGCTACGCCTACGAGTCGATCAAGTTCGGCCGCTTGCCGCTGATGCTGGCCGGCGGCGCCGAAGAACTGTGCCCGACCGAAGCGATGGTCTTCGACGCGCTCTACGCCACCAGCCTGAAAAACGACGCGCCGCAAACCAGCCCACGGCCGTACGACAAGGACCGTGACGGCCTGGTGATCGGTGAAGGCGGCGGCATGTTGGTGCTCGAAGAACTCGAACACGCTTTGGCCCGTGGCGCACACATCCATGCCGAACTCGTCGGTTTCGGCAGCAACGCCGATGGCCAGCACACCACCCGTCCAGAGCAAGCGACCATGCGCCGCGCCATGGAACTGGCCCTGGAAGACGCCGGTTTGCAGCCGTCGGACATCGGCTACGTAAACGGTCACGGCACCGCGACCGAACAGGGCGACATCGCCGAAACACAGGCAACCAGTTCGTTGTTCGGCGAGCACATGCCGATCAGCTCGCAGAAAAGCTTCCTCGGCCACACCCTCGGGGCCTGCGGTGCGCTGGAATCCTGGTTCAGCATCGAAATGATGAACCGCGACCTGTACGTGCACACTTTCAACCTCGACGAGGTCGACCCGCACTGCGGCAAGCTCGACTACCTGCGCGGCGAGTTCCGGCAGATGAGCAACCAGTACGTAATGAACAACAACTTCGCCTTCGGCGGCGTCAACACCTCGCTGATCTTTCGCCGCTGGTCGTAA
- the fabG gene encoding 3-oxoacyl-ACP reductase FabG — protein MTEFVLVTGSSRGIGRAIALRLAQAGHDIVLHCRSGLAEAEAVKAEIEALGRNARVLQFDVSDRASCKAILEADVEAHGAYYGVVLNAGLTRDGAFPALSEDDWDVVMRTNLDGFYNVLHPVMMPMIRRRAAGRIVCITSVSGLIGNRGQVNYSASKAGLIGAAKALAIELGKRKITVNCVAPGLIDTAMLDENVPVEELMKMIPAQRMGTPEEVAGAVNFLMSAEASYITRQVLAVNGGLC, from the coding sequence ATGACTGAATTCGTACTGGTCACCGGCTCCAGCCGTGGCATTGGCCGCGCTATCGCCCTGCGTCTGGCCCAGGCTGGCCACGACATCGTGCTGCATTGCCGCAGCGGTCTGGCCGAGGCCGAGGCCGTGAAGGCCGAAATCGAAGCGCTGGGCCGCAACGCCCGCGTGCTGCAATTTGATGTGTCTGACCGCGCCAGTTGCAAAGCCATTCTCGAAGCTGACGTTGAAGCTCACGGCGCCTATTACGGCGTGGTGCTCAACGCCGGGTTGACTCGCGACGGTGCTTTTCCGGCGCTGAGCGAGGATGATTGGGATGTGGTGATGCGCACCAACCTCGACGGTTTCTACAACGTGCTGCACCCGGTGATGATGCCGATGATTCGTCGTCGCGCCGCCGGGCGAATTGTTTGCATCACCTCGGTTTCCGGGTTGATCGGCAACCGTGGCCAGGTCAACTACAGCGCCTCCAAGGCGGGTTTGATCGGCGCGGCGAAAGCGTTGGCGATCGAACTGGGCAAGCGCAAAATCACCGTTAACTGTGTCGCACCCGGCCTGATCGACACCGCCATGCTCGACGAAAACGTGCCGGTGGAAGAACTGATGAAAATGATCCCCGCACAACGCATGGGCACACCTGAAGAGGTGGCCGGTGCGGTGAATTTCCTGATGTCGGCGGAAGCCTCGTACATCACCCGGCAGGTTCTGGCCGTCAACGGAGGCCTGTGCTGA